CTCACAACAAGAAGGAAAATCCGCTGTTCGAGCATTTTGTCCGCCTGCTCGCGATCGCAAAGAACTACGACATGTCGCTCAGCCTCGGTGATGGGATGCGGCCCGGCTGTCTTGCCGACGCCACCGACCGCGGCCAGATTCAAGAACTCGTATTGCAGGGCGAGTTGGTGGAACAGTGCCGGCAGGCGGGGGTTCAGGTTATGTGCGAAGGCCCCGGGCATGTGCCCCTCGACCAGATAGCGGCGAACATGATTGTGCAGAAGCGTCTGTGCCATGGCGCGCCTTTTTACGTGCTCGGGCCACTCGTTACCGACATAGCTCCCGGCTACGATCATATAACGGCTGCGATTGGCGGCGCGGTCGCGGCTCTTGCCGGAGCGGATTTCCTCTGTTATGTGACGCCGTCGGAGCACCTGCGTCTTCCCTCTGTTGAAGACGTGAAGGAGGGAGTGATTGCTTCGCGAATTGCGGCGCATGCCGCCGACGTGGCGCGAGGAATCCCGGGCGCGGTGGAACGCGACAATGCCATGGCCCGGTGCCGCAAGAATCTCGATTGGGAGGGCCAGATAGCTCTTGCGATTGATCCGCAGAGGGCGCGAGAGTTGCGGGAGAGCAGCCGGCCGACCGACAGCGAGGTATGCACGATGTGCGGAGAGTTTTGTGCGATCAAAGTGACGCGCAAGGCATCCGCCCTGTGAGGAGCACCTGTTGAAACGTTCCGTCCAGATTGTGCTGCTTTCGCTCATCCTGCTCTTGGCGCTTCTGTTGCGAATCTGGCACTATACCGGTCCAATCGGCAGTGACGACCACGACTATTATCTTGCCGCCTATGACATCTATCAGGGCGCGTATCAGCCTACCGAGAACTACTGGAAGAACCGCTTCGCGATGATCCTTCCGATCACGGCATCGTATGCCGTTCTGGGAACAAACGAGTATGCCGCGGCTGCGTGGCCGATGCTTTCGGCGCTGGGTGCAATCGCAGTCTGCTTTTTCCTCGGGAAGTCCCTCGTAGATGCCCGGGCCGGTCTGCTTGGCGGATTGCTGCTGGCTTTTTACCCTCTGGACATCCATTATTCAGGCCTGATCCTTCCTGATATCCCGCTGTCTTTCCTGATGGCGGCATCGGTATTGGCTTTTCTGCGTGCGACCGAAGGCGGCAGGTTTTCGTTACCTCTGTTTTTCACTTCTGGCCTGCTCATGGGCGTCTCCTATTCCGCTCGCTCCATGTCGATCATCCTGCTTCCTTTTTTCCTGGTTTATGCGGCTTTCTTTGTGCGAAAGATCAAATGGGGATACGCCTTGTTTGCGCTAGGAGGTTTCGCCGTTCTCGCTCTCGAGGGGCTCTATTATCATCTGCATGATTTAAGCCCGTTCTACAATCTCTGGCTTAACAAACAGGCCGCTCTTGAGGTAAACGCATCCGGTGAATGCTCGACCAGTCAGCTCTACTATCCTCAGG
This genomic stretch from Candidatus Abyssobacteria bacterium SURF_5 harbors:
- the thiC gene encoding phosphomethylpyrimidine synthase ThiC; the protein is MNQVLQARQGIVTPEMEKAATDERQSREYIRDGIADGSIIITRNRKHTNANVLAIGKNLRTKVNANIGTSGDKADVEEDLRKLEVAIEAGADTVMDLSVGGMVNEVLKEVLARSSIPVGTVPIYQAALQAPLRKKSFVELEPDEIFETIEEHARLGVDFVTVHCTVTQESVARLRKHRRILDIVSRGGALMLEWMAHNKKENPLFEHFVRLLAIAKNYDMSLSLGDGMRPGCLADATDRGQIQELVLQGELVEQCRQAGVQVMCEGPGHVPLDQIAANMIVQKRLCHGAPFYVLGPLVTDIAPGYDHITAAIGGAVAALAGADFLCYVTPSEHLRLPSVEDVKEGVIASRIAAHAADVARGIPGAVERDNAMARCRKNLDWEGQIALAIDPQRARELRESSRPTDSEVCTMCGEFCAIKVTRKASAL
- a CDS encoding phospholipid carrier-dependent glycosyltransferase; translation: MKRSVQIVLLSLILLLALLLRIWHYTGPIGSDDHDYYLAAYDIYQGAYQPTENYWKNRFAMILPITASYAVLGTNEYAAAAWPMLSALGAIAVCFFLGKSLVDARAGLLGGLLLAFYPLDIHYSGLILPDIPLSFLMAASVLAFLRATEGGRFSLPLFFTSGLLMGVSYSARSMSIILLPFFLVYAAFFVRKIKWGYALFALGGFAVLALEGLYYHLHDLSPFYNLWLNKQAALEVNASGECSTSQLYYPQVVTRNLSVFGPYFYLFVPALLLPVVKRERGPLILALWAGIILLILQFGIVSLSPLIHVVKVRKFLNYATVPLILLSAWALLQLRLRLRIAVVVLVAGLSLYFLRPYRYSMNSTPETSGSNIRQVARYLAEAPPKPIYADPRTQAMLTIFSEFSFTPERFRNLYEVKSAYDLKNCYVVINGYYAQFDSAKPWVPRFVGHYPEGIPGEWVLKDFYLSGVYTVP